GAAGTTCGTCTGCGTCGACGGCCCCGAGTTCGACGGGCACCAGGTGGACTTCAAGGAGCTCGTCATGCGCAACCGGGCGTACCTCAAGGAGGAGAAGGCGGCGATGGACCGGTTCGAGCACAAGGACGGAAAATGCATGGGGAGCGGCGTCGCCGTTCCCGCGGGAGGCGGAAACTGATGGCCGACGCGACTCCGCAGAAACCCCGTCCGAAGCCGTTCAGCATCCCGCGGCAGCCGATGCCGGAGCAGCCGCCGAAGGCGCGCGTGAAGAACTTCAAGGAGGTGCCGTACGGCCTCACCCCGGATCTCGCCATCCTCGAGGCCACGCGGTGCATCCAGTGCAAGAATCCCCAGTGCGTGAAAGGTTGCCCGGTCAGCGTGCAGATCCCCGAGTTCATCGACCTGGTCGCCAAGGGGAAGTTCGTCGAGGCGGCGAAGAAGATCAAGGAGACGAACGCCCTTCCGGCGGTGTGCGGCCGCGTCTGCCCGCAGGAGGAGCAGTGCGAGATGCCGTGCGTCCTCGGAAAGAAAGGGGAGCCGGTCGCCATCGGGCGGCTCGAGCGGTTCGTCGCGGACTTCGAACGGGTCACCGGCAACGTCGAGATCCCTTCGGTGGGGGCCCCCACCGGCAAGCGGGTGGCGGTCGTCGGCGCGGGCCCCGCGGGGCTCACCGTGGCGGGCGACCTCGTCCAGATCGGCCACGACGTGACGATCTTCGAGGCGCTCCACAAGCCGGGCGGGGTGCTCATGTACGGGATCCCGGAATTCCGCCTCCCCAAGGACATCGTCCAGTCCGAGGTGGAATACATCCAGAAGCTGGGCGCGAAGCTCGAGTGCAACGCGGTCATCGGGAAGTCGATCACCATCGACGAGCTGCTCGAGGAGGAAGGGTTCGACGCGGTATTCGTCGGGACCGGCGCCGGCCTGCCGTACTTCATGAACATCCCGGGGGAGAACCTGATCGGGGTCTACTCGGCGAACGAATACCTCACCCGCGCGAACCTGATGAAAGCGTACAAGTTCCCGGAGGCCGACACGCCGGTCAGCAAGGCGAGGCACGTGGCGGTGGTGGGCGGCGGGAACGTCGCGATGGACGCCGCGCGCACCGCCATGCGGATGGGCGCCGAGAAGGTATACCTCGTGTACCGCCGGTCGCGCAAGGAGATGCCCGCCCGCATCGAGGAAATCCACCACGCGGAGGAGGAAGGGATCGAGTTCCACCTCCTCACCAACCCGCTCGCCTTCCACGGCAACGAGGAGGCGTGGGTCACCGAGATGGAGTGCCAGCGGATGGAGCTGGGGGAGCCCGACGCATCGGGCCGCCGCCGCCCGGTGCCGGTGAAGGGATCGGAGTTCCGCCTTCCCGTGGACACCGTCATCGTCTCCATCGGGAACGGCGCCAACCCGCTGGTCCCCTCCACCACGCCCGGTCTCGACACCAACAAGTGGGGGAACATCCTGGCCGACCAGGAAACCGGGAAGACGAGCAAGAAGGGGGTGTTCGCCGGAGGCGACATCGTCATCGGCGCGGCGACCGTCATCCTCGCCATGGGCGCGGGGCGGAAGGCCGCCGCGGCGATCAACGAGTACCTGAAAACCGGGGCGTGGTGATGCTGGCGGAGGACACTCTTCACGAAAACCGTTGGTGAACCAAAACCGAAGAGTGTCCCCCTAAGAGCGTAACATCTCGACGAATGCCTGGATCCGGATCCTCGTCCGTTCGTCCACGGGTCCGGGCTGGTCCCCTTCGAGCGTCAGGACCGGCACCCCGACCTCCCCGCGCAGCAGGATGTCCTCGATCTGCCGGAAGCAGAACGACTGGACGTAGTGGACCACCCCGCGGGCTCCCCTGCGGGAAACCTCCGTCCGGATGTCCGAAAGCCGCTCGAAGAACGAGTACGGATAGGTGTACGCCAGGTACTGATCCACGAGCGACGCGGTCGGAGCGGGCATCGAAAATTGACGCTGGACCTCGTTCAGGACGATGCGGGCGCCGGCCTCCTCGAAGCACGCGTGGAGGCCGGAGACGATCGGAGGCACGCCGACGAACGCGACCGGGACCGCCCCTTCCATCGGCCGACGGGTCGACGCCGCGTCGAGAAACGCCTGCGCCCGCCGGGCGTACCCGTCGGGGTCCCCGTCGAAGTCCGAGCACGCCACCAGCCACCGATGGTTCTCCTCTCCGGTGACCTTTCCTTCCTGCCAGGTGAGCCGGTCGATCTCGTGGGCGATGCTCCGAACCCGGTCGAGCCGCGCTTTCCATTCCTCCGCGGAACGGACGGTCGTCCCGTAGCGGGAGGCCATTTTTTCCAGCTCCAGGAGGAGAAACCGCGGATCCCGGTCGAACGGGAAGGAGAACGGCGTCACGCCCACTCCGCGGTATCGGAGGACCTCCATCAGCGCCTGCGTGAAGCTGCAATCCCCCTGCGCGACGGCGATGACCTCGCGGAAGCCGTCGCCGCGGACCACGCCGTAGATCCCCTTGATCCAGCCGCAGCTGTTCCTGGGGAAACCGTCCGCCTCCGCGCGGCGGATGTACTCCGCGGGGTTTTCCGAGGCGATGAAGACGTTGTTCAGGTCGACCGGGATCCGGCCGCCGGCGTAGAGGATCTCGACGGGGATCGACGTGGTGAAGCCGACGCGGTAGATCGAATCAGTCCCCACGGATGAAGAGGTAGTAGATCAGCACGCCGGCGACCACCAGCGTTCCCCCCGAAAAGATGACCAGGTTCCTGTCGAGCGTCCCCGCACCTTCCGCCACATTCGCGTACCGCATCACGGCGAACGTGGCGCCGATGCCGAACAGGAACAGGAGGACGTATTTCCACCGGAAAAGGACGGCGAGGACGAACACGACCGCGGTTCCGAAGAGGACCCGCGAGTCGGACGCCAGCTCGAAGATGCTGGCGCTGGTGAGAAATTCCAGGATCTGGTCCACGATTCCCCCCTTTTTTGGCAGGGCGTTCGGTTGACATCTACAGGATAGCGTTTTACCTTAGAAAAATCAAAGTTTTAGGGGGATGCGTGGATAACCCGGTGGGCGTGTTCGATTCCGGGATGGGCGGCCTCACGGTCCTCCGGGAACTGTCGGCGGTCCTTCCGTCGGAGCGGTTCGTCTATCTCGGGGACACCGCCCGCGTCCCGTACGGGGGGAAATCGGCCGAGACCGTCACCCGCTACTCCCTGGAGATCGCCAACCACCTGATCCGCCGGCACGACATCAAGCTGCTCGTCGTGGCGTGCAACACCGCCTCCTCGCTGGCCCTGCCGACGCTTCGGAAGATCTACAAGATCCCCGTCGTCGGTATGGTGGACCCGTGCGTCCGGCGGGCGGCGGCGATGCCGGCCAGGAGGAGCATCGGCGTCATCGGGACGCTCGGGACGATCCGGTCCGGCGCGTACGAGGACGCCCTCCGGGTCGCCGTCCCCGCCGCGCGGGTCCGGTCGATCGCGTGCCCCCTCCTGGTGGCGCTGGCGGAGGAGGGGTGGACCGACAACGGGATCACGCGGGCCGTGATCGCCGAGTACCTGGCACCGTTCCGTTCGGAGCCGCCCGACGCGCTGATCCTCGGATGCACGCACTACCCGGTGCTGAAGGACGCGATCCGCGATTATCTCGGCGACGGGACGGTCCTCATCGACTCCGGGGAGGAGGCGGCGAAGGTCGTGGAGGTCCTCCTGTCGGAATCCGAAGTCCGCAGGGCGGGAGCCGCCGGAGGGGTGGAGTTCCTGGTGACCGACGACCCCGAGCGGTTCTCCCGCATCGGGAAAGGTTTCTTCGGCGGGGAGCTGGAAGCGGTTCAAAGGGTGTTCCTGTAGTCGCCCCGCGCGGCGGGGGAAGGGGAAGGAAGGGGCCGATGGGCAGCACGCACATGAAGATGCTCTCCGGATTCAATCACAACATAAAATTCCGGGGGAAGGTGTACCACGTCCAGACGGAGGACGGAGGGAAGGAGAACCCGAAGGTCATAACCCACGTATTCCACGGGGGGGTGATCCTCGACAGCGTACGGCAACCGTACGACGATATCCTCGGGCAGCCGCAATGGCAGGCGACGCTCAAGGAACGGATGAAGGCGCAGCACCTCGAGGAGATCCGGAGGGTCCTTGCGGGGGACATCGCGGCGCCGGACGGGGAACCCGGGGAACGATGATCGAGGCGTTCCGGCTGGGGGTGATTGCGAGGGGGGGAACCCTCTGGGACGGCCTCGATTTCGCCTTCGGCGAGGGGGCGGTCTGGGCGGTCACCGGTCCCCCCTCTTCCGGGAAAACGCTCCTCCTGTCCGTCCTGCGGGGCGACCGGAGGCCGGATGCCGGGGACGTCCTCGTCTCCGGGGAGTCGCTGTACCGGGGGGGCGGACCGGCCGCGAAGACGTTCCGGGCGTCGCGGGGTTTCATCCCGGAGCGGTTCGACGGGGAGGCGCGCCTGACCGTCGACGACCTGTTCCTCCGATCCGCGCTGGCCGGCGGCGGGATGGCGGGGAAGGAGCGGCGCGAACGGGAGGAGCGTCTCCTCGCGATGGTGGGGCTTCCCGGGGCGGAACGGACCGTTCTGGCCGTCCTCTCGGCGTCGGAACGGGCGAGAGCCCTGCTCGCGGCGGAGCTGCTCCGGAACCCGAAGGTGCTGTTCGCGGACGGGCTGGTCGTCGCGGCGGGGGAGCCGTACCGGGAGATGCTCGGCGGACTGTTCCGGGCGCTCGCGCGGGAGGGGAACACGATCGTCCTCGCCGAGAGGGCCCTTCCGGACCGTTGGGCCGCGTCCGCGGGCGACGGGGAGGCGGTGGGACCGTTTCGCATCCACTGCCTGCGGGGGACGAAAGGAGCCTGAAGACGTGAACCGCGGACCATCCCTGATCTGGATCGATTGGAAACTCTCGCGCGGTTCGATCGTCCGGGAACAGGTCGGGCGCTTCTCGGTCCTTTACGTGGTCGCGCTCGCGCTTCTCGCGCTCCTGCTGTCGGGAGGAATCGGCCGCTTCCTCGCGACCCGGTACGCGGTGACGGCGGTCTTGCGGGAACCGGTCTCCCGGGGAGACGCGGAGGGGATCGCGAGGAAGATCTCCGCGCTTCCGCCCGTGCGTTCCTCCGAATACCGGGACCCCGACGCCGCGTGGAAGGAGTTCCTGAAGGCGTACCCGGGGCTCGAGTCCCTGCAGGCGGCCGGAGGAAACCCTCTGCCCGGATACATCGAGATCCGGTTCCGGCACGACCGGCTCACCGCGGAGGACGTGTCGCTCGTCGCGTCGGCCCTGCGCCCCGTGCCCTACATCGAAAAGGTGCTGGCCGGGGAGGATCACCTTCCCTCCCTGCTCCGCGCGGACCGGTACGCCTCCGCGTTGTGCTGGGCGGTCTTCAGCCTTCTCCTGGCGGGAACCTTCCACGTCTGGCGCCTCCAGGAGCGGATCCGGGCGTCCGCCCTCGCGGGCGACTTCGCCTTCCTCCTCGACCGGGGGATCCCCGCCCGGCGGCTGGCGTCCTCCCGGGCCGCCGGGGCGGCGGTCTCGGGTCTCGTAGTCGCCCTCGCCGGCATTTCCGCCGCCGCCGGCACACTTTTCCTCCTGATCCGGAAATACCCGGTCCTCGAAACGGTGATCGGTCCTCCGGCCGATTTCCTGGCCCCCCGGACCGCCGTCGGAGCGGGGATCTTCCTCCTGTGCGCGACGCTCCTTGCGGCGGGAGCATCCCTCCTCGGCTGGAGGACGGCACGCGCCCCCCGTACCTGATGCGGCCGGGATTCCGGGCCGCGGTCCTTTATCTGCTGGCGGGGATATCCCTCGCGCTCGCGTGGCAGCCGCCGGCGTACGCCCGCGCGACGGCGACGGACCTGCGCCGGGAGAAGGCGCGGCTCCTCGAGATGAAGGCGCGGGAGGAGAAGACCGCCGCGGAGCTGACGGAGGCGCTTCGGAAGGAGAAGCTGTCGAAGGAGCGCGTGGGGGAGCTGCAGGAGCGTCTGAGGAAACAGCGGCGCTCCATCTCGCGCATCGACCGGAAGTTGTCCGCGCTCGGCGAGAAGCTCGACCGCACGGAAAGGGAGGTCCGGGAGCTCGTCGCCGCCCAGGAGCGGGCGCGCGGCGCCACCCGCCGGGCGGCGGTGACCGCTTTCGCCGGGGATCCCTCGAGGGCGGGGGAGCCGGCGGACCCGTCGATGGCGGAGCGGGAGCGGTACTTCATGCGCGTACACCTCGGGGCGGACATGAGGGACATGGCCCGTCTCGCGAAGGAGCGGGATCGGAAGCAGGAGGAGCTCGCGGGGATCGAGAAGCAGGTCGCCGCTTCCGAGCGAAGCATGGCGAGGGAGAAGAAGGTGGGGGAGAACCTCCTTTCCCGGCAGGAGTCGGAACGGAAGCGGCTCGCCGACATCGAGAAGGAGAAGAAGGGGAAGCAGAAGGAGTTGCGCGCGCTGCGCGCGAAGATCGCCCGGATGGAGTCGGTGGTTTCCCGCGTGGAGCGCCAGGCGAAGGAGAGAGACCGGCGGCGGAGGAAAAAGGAGCCCCGGGGGACGGGAAACGCGGCATCGCCTCCGGAGGCCCCGGAACCGCCGGGCCGCTTCGCTTCGCTCACCGGGGGGCTGTCGCCCCCCCTTCCCGGGAAGGTCGTTTCCCGTTTCGGAAAGCAGCACGATCCCACTTTCGACGTGACGATCGAAAACCGCGGTGTGGAGATCGAGGGGCCTTCCGGCGCGCCGGTGAAGTCGGTGGCCAAAGGGGAGGTCGCCTTCGCCGGCGCCGTCTCGGGATTCGGCAACGTCCTGATCCTGCAGCACGGCACGGGTCTGTTTTCGGTGTACGGGAAGCTCGAAGGCTTCGACGTGAAGCAGGGAGAGGATGTTCCCCGTGGCGCGGTCGTCGGGAGGCTGCAGGAATCCCCGTCCGGCAAATCGGTGCTATACTTGGAGATGCGGGCGGGCGGCACCGCGATCGACCCCGCGTCAGTGATCCCTTTGAATCGATGAAGGAGCCCAAACGGCATGGAACAGAGCGGAATCGCTCCACGGAAGGACCGGGGCAGGAAGTGGGTCGGCACGATCGTCGTCGTCGCGGTCTTCGTCGCCGGTTTCGTCGTCGGCGACCTCACCACCTCCCGCCACGCGGCGCAGGCCACGGTCGCGTACAGCAAGCTCAAGCTCTTCGGTGACGTCCTTTCGATCATCCAGGGCAGCTACGTCGAAGAGGTGGACGCGGACAACCTCGTCAAGGGCGCGATCAACGGGATGGTGCAGACCCTCGATCCGCACAGCAGCTACCTCACGCCCGACATGCTGAAGCAGGTGGAGGTCGAGACGAAGGGGGCCTTTGGCGGACTCGGCATCGAGATCGGCATGAAGGACGGATTCCTGACGGTCATCGCTCCCATCGAGGACACCCCCGCGGCGCGCGCGGGGCTGCAGGCGGGGGACAAGATCGTCCGCATCGAGAAGGATTCGACCAAGAACATGAGCGTGATGGACGCGGTGAAGCGGCTCCGCGGGGAGCCGGGGACCAAGGTGACCATCGTGGTCGTTCGCGAATCCTCTCCCGATCCGAAGACGTACACCATCACCCGGGACATCATAAAGATCAAGAGCGTGAAGTCGAAGCCGATGGGGGACGGAATCGGGTACATCCGCCTCACCCAGTTCCAGCAGGATTCCCACGCGGAGATGGAGCGCGCCCTCCAGGGATTCGTGAAGGAAAAGGGGGGGCTTCGGGGCCTGATCCTCGATCTCCGGAACAATCCCGGCGGCTTGCTGGACCAGGCGGTGAAGGTCGCGGACGAATTCGTCGAATCGGGGCTGATCGTCTACACGGACGGGCGGGTGGAGGCGCAGAAGACGAAGTACGCGGCGCACAAGGACGGCACGTACACCGGATTCCCGATCGTCGTCCTGGTGAACGCGGGTTCCGCCTCGGCCTCCGAGATCGTGGCGGGCGCCCTGCAGGACCATGGAAGGGCGATCATCATCGGCCAGCGGACCTTCGGCAAGGCGTCGGTCCAGACGATCCTACCGATGGACGACGGTTCGGCGCTCCGCCTCACGACCGCGAGGTATTACACCCCGAACGGTCGCTCGATCCAGGCGAAGGGGATCGAACCGGACATCGTGGTGGGCGACGGCAGGGAGCCGTCCGACAGCCACCCGGGCCCCATGCGGGAAAAGGACATCGAACGGCACCTGAAGGGCGACGGCGAGGAGGAGCCGGCCGCTCCCGCTCCGAAGGACGCGAAAAAGGAAGAGCGGAAGAACGGGAAGAAGGAACCGGCTCCGGGGGCCGAGGCGCGAAAGGAAGACGCGAAGGATCCCCAGCTCGACCGGGCGGTCGAGCTGTTGAAGGGTTGGGAGATCTTCAAGTCCCGCTTCATCGAAAAGCAGAGGGCTTCCTGATCGGAGTCCAGAGCGGCCTCCCGCGATGAAAAGGAATGCCGCCGGGGCCGCGGCGAAAGGCCGTAAGCGATGGGGATGGGGGACGCTGGTGGCCGGCGCGTTCCTCTCCGGGCTGGCCCTCGTCGGGACCGCGCTGTTCTGGCCGAAGGGGGAGGATCGCCCGGTTCCCGCCGCTTCGTCGTTCGCGCCGCCGACACTCCTCCCCTCCGCCGGGCCGGTGGACAATTCGCTTTCTCCCTCCAGGGGGCCCCGCATCGCGATCGTGATCGACGACCTCGGCTACGACCCGGTGCGGGACGCCGAGTGGCTCGATTTCCCGGAGAAGATCACCGTTTCCGTCATCCCGTTCGGCCCCTCCTCCCGCACCTTCGCCGCTTCCGCCCGGTCGCGCGGGCACGGGGTGATTTTGCACGTTCCGATGGAGCCGGAGTCCCCCGCGGAAGACCGCACCGGGACGTTCCGTCTCCGGCGCGGGATGCGACCGGAGGAGATGGAGGAGGCGTTTTCCCGGATGGCGCACGATGTCCCCCAGGCGAACGGCGCGAGCAACCACATGGGGTCCGCGTTCACATCCGACGCCGGGGCGATGGCCGCCTTCGCCGCGGTCCTGAAAGGGAGGGGGTTCTTTTTCGTCGACAGCCTGACGACCGCCTCCTCCGTGGGGCTGGAAGCGGCCGGCCGGGCGGGAGTCCCGGCGCTGCGGCGGGACGTGTTCCTGGACGACGATCCCCGGCCCGAGGAGATGCGACGCCAGTGGAACCAGGCGCTGGCGATCGCGAA
The nucleotide sequence above comes from Deltaproteobacteria bacterium. Encoded proteins:
- a CDS encoding glutamate racemase, which codes for MGGLTVLRELSAVLPSERFVYLGDTARVPYGGKSAETVTRYSLEIANHLIRRHDIKLLVVACNTASSLALPTLRKIYKIPVVGMVDPCVRRAAAMPARRSIGVIGTLGTIRSGAYEDALRVAVPAARVRSIACPLLVALAEEGWTDNGITRAVIAEYLAPFRSEPPDALILGCTHYPVLKDAIRDYLGDGTVLIDSGEEAAKVVEVLLSESEVRRAGAAGGVEFLVTDDPERFSRIGKGFFGGELEAVQRVFL
- a CDS encoding divergent polysaccharide deacetylase family protein, whose amino-acid sequence is MAGAFLSGLALVGTALFWPKGEDRPVPAASSFAPPTLLPSAGPVDNSLSPSRGPRIAIVIDDLGYDPVRDAEWLDFPEKITVSVIPFGPSSRTFAASARSRGHGVILHVPMEPESPAEDRTGTFRLRRGMRPEEMEEAFSRMAHDVPQANGASNHMGSAFTSDAGAMAAFAAVLKGRGFFFVDSLTTASSVGLEAAGRAGVPALRRDVFLDDDPRPEEMRRQWNQALAIAKERGEALLVCHSRRDSRKALLELLPDLRKEGIRPVTVEELLEPGGSR
- the gltA gene encoding NADPH-dependent glutamate synthase, with protein sequence MADATPQKPRPKPFSIPRQPMPEQPPKARVKNFKEVPYGLTPDLAILEATRCIQCKNPQCVKGCPVSVQIPEFIDLVAKGKFVEAAKKIKETNALPAVCGRVCPQEEQCEMPCVLGKKGEPVAIGRLERFVADFERVTGNVEIPSVGAPTGKRVAVVGAGPAGLTVAGDLVQIGHDVTIFEALHKPGGVLMYGIPEFRLPKDIVQSEVEYIQKLGAKLECNAVIGKSITIDELLEEEGFDAVFVGTGAGLPYFMNIPGENLIGVYSANEYLTRANLMKAYKFPEADTPVSKARHVAVVGGGNVAMDAARTAMRMGAEKVYLVYRRSRKEMPARIEEIHHAEEEGIEFHLLTNPLAFHGNEEAWVTEMECQRMELGEPDASGRRRPVPVKGSEFRLPVDTVIVSIGNGANPLVPSTTPGLDTNKWGNILADQETGKTSKKGVFAGGDIVIGAATVILAMGAGRKAAAAINEYLKTGAW
- a CDS encoding 2-hydroxyacyl-CoA dehydratase produces the protein MYRVGFTTSIPVEILYAGGRIPVDLNNVFIASENPAEYIRRAEADGFPRNSCGWIKGIYGVVRGDGFREVIAVAQGDCSFTQALMEVLRYRGVGVTPFSFPFDRDPRFLLLELEKMASRYGTTVRSAEEWKARLDRVRSIAHEIDRLTWQEGKVTGEENHRWLVACSDFDGDPDGYARRAQAFLDAASTRRPMEGAVPVAFVGVPPIVSGLHACFEEAGARIVLNEVQRQFSMPAPTASLVDQYLAYTYPYSFFERLSDIRTEVSRRGARGVVHYVQSFCFRQIEDILLRGEVGVPVLTLEGDQPGPVDERTRIRIQAFVEMLRS
- a CDS encoding ATP-binding cassette domain-containing protein, which produces MIEAFRLGVIARGGTLWDGLDFAFGEGAVWAVTGPPSSGKTLLLSVLRGDRRPDAGDVLVSGESLYRGGGPAAKTFRASRGFIPERFDGEARLTVDDLFLRSALAGGGMAGKERREREERLLAMVGLPGAERTVLAVLSASERARALLAAELLRNPKVLFADGLVVAAGEPYREMLGGLFRALAREGNTIVLAERALPDRWAASAGDGEAVGPFRIHCLRGTKGA
- a CDS encoding S41 family peptidase, translated to MEQSGIAPRKDRGRKWVGTIVVVAVFVAGFVVGDLTTSRHAAQATVAYSKLKLFGDVLSIIQGSYVEEVDADNLVKGAINGMVQTLDPHSSYLTPDMLKQVEVETKGAFGGLGIEIGMKDGFLTVIAPIEDTPAARAGLQAGDKIVRIEKDSTKNMSVMDAVKRLRGEPGTKVTIVVVRESSPDPKTYTITRDIIKIKSVKSKPMGDGIGYIRLTQFQQDSHAEMERALQGFVKEKGGLRGLILDLRNNPGGLLDQAVKVADEFVESGLIVYTDGRVEAQKTKYAAHKDGTYTGFPIVVLVNAGSASASEIVAGALQDHGRAIIIGQRTFGKASVQTILPMDDGSALRLTTARYYTPNGRSIQAKGIEPDIVVGDGREPSDSHPGPMREKDIERHLKGDGEEEPAAPAPKDAKKEERKNGKKEPAPGAEARKEDAKDPQLDRAVELLKGWEIFKSRFIEKQRAS
- a CDS encoding peptidoglycan DD-metalloendopeptidase family protein; this translates as MRPGFRAAVLYLLAGISLALAWQPPAYARATATDLRREKARLLEMKAREEKTAAELTEALRKEKLSKERVGELQERLRKQRRSISRIDRKLSALGEKLDRTEREVRELVAAQERARGATRRAAVTAFAGDPSRAGEPADPSMAERERYFMRVHLGADMRDMARLAKERDRKQEELAGIEKQVAASERSMAREKKVGENLLSRQESERKRLADIEKEKKGKQKELRALRAKIARMESVVSRVERQAKERDRRRRKKEPRGTGNAASPPEAPEPPGRFASLTGGLSPPLPGKVVSRFGKQHDPTFDVTIENRGVEIEGPSGAPVKSVAKGEVAFAGAVSGFGNVLILQHGTGLFSVYGKLEGFDVKQGEDVPRGAVVGRLQESPSGKSVLYLEMRAGGTAIDPASVIPLNR